Genomic segment of Rhodococcus rhodochrous:
TCGTGGCGACCATCGCGAGGTAGCGGGCCAGGATCCCGTTGAACAGTCCCCCGTCGCCCCCTCCCCCGCCGGTGACGACACTGCGTTCGGTGAGGTGGTCGTCGACTGCGGCGACAAGCGCGTGGACCCTGCGGCGATGCCGGGGGTCGTCGAGCTGCAGGGCGAGTTCGGTCTCGAGACCGAGCGTCACACCCTGGCAGTAGCTGTAGATCGCGCGTTCGTGCACGCCGTCGCGGATGCCGTCCAGGACGAGACCCGTCTCGGGGTCGAGCAGCACGTCGTGGATCCAGTCGGCCATCTCCTCGGCGCGGTAGACCTTGCCGGTGCGGGCGAGCAGCAGCGCCGCGGGACCGTTCGCGGGGGCGTTGAAGAAGTTGTCCCGGCGACGCCACGGGATGCCGCCGCCGCGTTCGGGTTGCCAGGCGTCGAGGAGCTCGTCGACGAGGGTCGCGATCGCACCGCGGTGGTCGACGTAGAGATGCCGTTCGGCCCGTTCCAGCGACAGGCCGAGCCACGCCATGTCGTCGTAGTAGTTGTTGGTCCAGCCGGTGAGGTTGCGGATGCGGTGGGTGCGGGCGAGCCGCACGACGCGGCGCCGGCGACGCGGTGTGGCGTCGCGCTCGGCGGCGTCGACGGCGGTGTCGATCAGGTGCGCCTGCCACCAGTAGTGCCAGGAGAGGAACAGTCGCTCACGTCGGACGGCGGGCCATCCGACCACCCCGAGCGCGGTGCCGGGCAGGGCCCAGAGACGACGGATGTGCCGCGAGACGATCGCACCCTCTGCGGCGTCGGCCCGCTGCGACCACCGGGCGGCTTCGACTCCGTCCGAACGCTGTCCTGCTGCGGTGTTCATCACCCTCCACACTGCCCGACCGGCGGCCGTCCCGACGACGGTCCGCGCGACTTTCATCCCGGAATGCGGGGCAGGTGTTACCAGGCGTCCGAGAAATCGGCGTGCTGCCTGATCCACGCGTGCATCGCGATCCCCGCGGCGACACCCGCGTTGATGGATCGGGTGGAGCCGAACTGGGCGATGGAGACCGTCATCGACGCGACGTTGCGGGCCGCTTCGGTGACGCCGGGACCCTCCTGCCCGAACAGCAGCAGGCAGCGGTGCGGCAGGGTCGCCGTCTCCAACCGGACCGAGCCGGGGGTGTTGTCCACCGCCACGATCTCGAGGTCCTGTTCGGCCGCCCACGCGACGAGCGCGTCGACGTCGGGGTGGTGGAGCAGGTGCTGGTAGCGATCGGTGACCATCGCTCCGCGCCGGTTCCACCGGCGTCGTCCGACGATGTGCACGGTGCCCACGGCGAACGCGTTGGCGGTGCGGACGACCGTCCCGATGTTCGCGTCGTGGGCGAAGTTCTCGATGGCCACGTGCAGCGGGTGCCTGCGACGGTCGATGTCCGCGACGATCGCCTCGCGGTTCCAGTAGCGGTAGGCGTCGACGACGTTGCGCCGGTCGCCGTTGGCGAGCAGCTCCGGGTCGTAGCGCGGGTCGGTCGGCGGCTCGGTGCCGAATTCCTCGATCCACGGTCCGACGCCGTGCGGGTGCTCGCCCCACTCGGTGGGGCCCGCGGCGTCCTCGACGGCCGGTTCGGAATGCGTGTCGGTCACCGTCAGAACGTCTCGTTCGATCCTGCCGCGACGCGGAAACCGTGACCGGTGGCGTCGTTGGTGCAGGTCACGTCGGCTGCGGTGGTGGCGCACGTGTAACCGAGCTGTGACAGCGGCGATCCGGGCGGCAGCGCGGGGCTCGCCCCGTCGGGCGAGAGGTAGACCGGTCCGCCGGAGCACACGAACTCCCCTTCACCGGAGTCCTGCACGCGGATGCCGAGTCCCCAGTTGACCATGCAGTCCTCGGGGCGCGGCGGGATCGGATCGGTCGGTCCCTCACAGCCCGCCTCGGTGCGGGTGGGCAGCCGGACGATGCCGCATTCGAAGGTGCCGTCGGGGCTGCTGAAGTAGTACGACTCGTTGCGCTGGTACTCGACCTGCGCGAGCGGAGCAGGTTCCTCCGTGGAGGTCTCCGGCTCGGGAGCCGGTTCGGTCGTCGAC
This window contains:
- a CDS encoding TrmH family RNA methyltransferase, with the translated sequence MTDTHSEPAVEDAAGPTEWGEHPHGVGPWIEEFGTEPPTDPRYDPELLANGDRRNVVDAYRYWNREAIVADIDRRRHPLHVAIENFAHDANIGTVVRTANAFAVGTVHIVGRRRWNRRGAMVTDRYQHLLHHPDVDALVAWAAEQDLEIVAVDNTPGSVRLETATLPHRCLLLFGQEGPGVTEAARNVASMTVSIAQFGSTRSINAGVAAGIAMHAWIRQHADFSDAW
- a CDS encoding glycoside hydrolase family 76 protein; this encodes MNTAAGQRSDGVEAARWSQRADAAEGAIVSRHIRRLWALPGTALGVVGWPAVRRERLFLSWHYWWQAHLIDTAVDAAERDATPRRRRRVVRLARTHRIRNLTGWTNNYYDDMAWLGLSLERAERHLYVDHRGAIATLVDELLDAWQPERGGGIPWRRRDNFFNAPANGPAALLLARTGKVYRAEEMADWIHDVLLDPETGLVLDGIRDGVHERAIYSYCQGVTLGLETELALQLDDPRHRRRVHALVAAVDDHLTERSVVTGGGGGDGGLFNGILARYLAMVATTLPVVDGDDIRARNVAARIVLASAEAAWENRLQVEELPVFGRDWSKQARLPGLGTSVARFAGGTVRESAVAERDMSVQLGGWMLMEAAYAVAASRS